The genome window tatttcactctGTGACATTCGTGCCCTACTCATCGCTTACCTGTGTcactcttcccctccctctctgcccagAGCCTCAAAAGGGCATGGCTTTGATCTTGAAGTGAGTTGGGGTTTTCAATCCTTATAAGGTTGATCCGCTCCTCACTGAAGTCCAGCTCTCGCGCCAACTCTGTGGAGGAGAATAAATCACAGTAATGATTTCGATGGCACAGTTatgcatttgaaatgtttggCAGCAAACATTAAGTAATTATGTATCTTTTAAGTTTGCTACCTTGATCACTGCAGCTAACGTTTGACTCACCTGTCCAGCTGAAGCCCAGATGGTCAGCTATAATGGCCAACCgttgctcttttctctctgcttcatcCTGTGGATCTACTGTAAATACCACCAGACAGCCATGAGCGGTCAGAGCCGCAGAGTATACCAAATCAGACCACATTTACAAAAGGAATTGACAGAAATCTTCACTGGCTtccttgacagattttttttcatttttggaggggggggtaATTCATTACATTGAATCAAGAAACCTAAAACAAGTACATGAAATGCCTGCAAAGAATAGCCATGATAAACCTAGTGGTGGTACTATGAttaagaaatgtacatttcaatAACTAGAGGAGTATTAGCATTACATGCAATGGTTGAAATAATCTTTAGAACACTTTAGACACTAAGTTGTCTTCCCAAGTTCCATAAAGCCTTTAAGTCAATCTTGAGATTCTCAGCACACATAGAAGGAAAGATAGACGTcattacagacacaaacacagcacaagtGACACAGTCACATGGATTCTTCAACTACAATTGGGACTCAACtacaagagacagagaggcagcacCTTTACAGCTGCAGTGTACTAATGAGGCACAACAGATAGAGAATAGCCCCTTAAACTTGGGGGATACCTTGACTTTGATCTTTATCATCTGGGATTCGCTGCATCTGTGTCTCAACAGGGTCGTCCCACAGTGGTCTAATGGGAAAGACGTCTCCTGAGGGAGGGAACTGCATCTCAGGGAAAGTTTCTCTTTCTATTATTGATGGATCGATGAGACTGCTCTCATCATCCGAGTTGGCAGCTGCAGCCTCatgttctttctctgtctctgcctgcgCCAATCTTGCCACAAGTTTTGCGGCTTCATCACTTATCTCTTCAAAGAAATCAATGGACTGTTTGCATGGCTCACTTGTCTCTTTAGTGGGCGTTGTTGGCTGAGATGACTGACCGCTTTTGCCACGGACTGGCAATCTGGACTGGAAGCTTTTAGATTTTGCTGAATCAGCACTCTTTTTAGCGGATGGCTTGGTGGTCTCCCCCTCACAGAAGCTCTTGGCTTTGGAAGATGTCTTGGTTTTGGCATCCACAGAAGGACCTGCATCTGTCTCAGATTTTCTCCTTGAATCCTTTTTTACAGGAACCTTAAGCTTTTTGTCTTGGGTTGACTCGGCACGCTTGACACTAGAATCAGGCTTTAAAGTGCTAGCCTTGATGGGTATTCTAGATTTTGATTCGGAAGTGAAGGAGGCCTCTTTTTTAAGAGTTGCTGAAGAGGAGGTTGAATGAGATGGCGAGGGAATTGTGGATTTTCCCCGACCTTGAGCAGCAGACTTagcttgtgttttcactggagTCTTTTTAACACTACTGGCAGAACTTTGTTTGGACTTGCCTGTTTGTTTGGGGGCTTCTATCACTGATTGAGGTTCCTCTGGAGAAGAGTCAGAGGACTCTTGGCCCTGCTCAGGATAAACTGATCTGGTGACTGTAGTTTCTGCTGTCTGTACATTCGTTATCATTTGGTCAGGGCAACTTGTGTCTAAATCTAAACAACcttcatttacatgtttttctgttttagtctCTAGACCTTCAGGGGATGTCTGATCTTTCTTTGCAGATTTGGATGAAGCTGAAATGCCCATTTTAGGGATTTTACATTTGGAGGCATCAGCTTTCAAGGCTGGCTGGTCACATTCAGTTGGGGACTGAAGCTCAGCTGTTTCTTTTGATTTCTCAGTCTCCTCAGTCTTTACCTCTAGTGTTAGATTGAGGCCAACTTCGGGTTCTTCTGCTGATCTCACAACTTCCTGACTGGGCTCTTCTAAGAGAGGCTCCTCTAAAGGCTGTTCTCCTATCTGGAAAAAGGCAAAGCCACCCGCCTCTTCCTCATAGCTCCTCTTAGTCATATCAATAGCACCACTTCGGGTCATCTCAAAGAGTTTCCCCTCTTGGAATAGGAAGGGGTTGGGCTCACTGGTAGGAGTGCTCTCTTCTGTTGGTGTCCTACCAGGTGTTGTGTCTGGAGTTGCTTGGAGAGACTGACGATCTACTGCCAGATTCAGTAtcttttgttcctcctctttGACACGTGCTGCAAAAGCAGCATCATCCTCCCGCATGGTAGACCATGAGTCAGTGTCCACCCTTGCAGTGACACCTTTTGACTCAGTTCTGGGAGGTCCCAGtgcatcatcatcctcttctgTATCATCATAGATACAGACCTCCggtttgaacatttcttttgatCGACCTATGGAAGCAGTTGCAGCTTCTGGTGCTCCTGTATGCACCTTATGATCCTCTTTCACCTCATCTGTTACATTGCTACCTTGTTTTTGTGCACCAATCTTTTGATCGGTAACACCTAACTTTTGACCACCCTTGccatcacttttgttttctcttgatttCCTCAAACTCTCCTCCTTTTGctcatctgttctgttttcagcGTTTGGTGTTCCAGCAGACTTTTTGGCAGTACTGTCTTTATCGGCAGATGGTGGGACTGTTTGTGCCTGTGCGGTTTCGAGTTTGGATTTTGAATGATGCTGGCCTGAGACAGACTGAGGTCCCTCTGAAGTGACACTGGCTGTTGTGTTCTTGACCTCTTTGCTGTGGGATCCATCATGCAAACCTGCtgaaaaaggagagggaggttGTACTTTAATATGGGgatcaacaaaaacagctaaCTTTGAATCTTCAGCGGGTCTACTGAGCCCACATTCACTCTGCGAAAGCTTCCCTCTTGTGGGCTCTAATGTTTCATAGCTGTCATCCCCTATTTTGGCATCTGCTGAAGGGAACAAATCTTTTCTAGAGTTTTTTTTGCTCCTCGCGTCTTGTTCCatttcatcaaatgttttaattttggcTGCCATCTTAAACATCTCCTCCTCTGGAGTGAGTTTTCTCTTAGCTTCATAGCTGTCTGATGTATCCTCTTCTTCTGGATCTTCAGGGATGACAGCCGGTTTGGATGGAACAGAGAGGAATGTATGGTCAGGGGGTTTGGGGTTTACCTCATAACTTACCTCTTCAGAACTAGGAGTATCAGGGGAGAGGGGACTCTTACCAGAACTCGTCATCTGAGATGTCTGCTCACAACTGTCATCATCAGCACTAGCCTCATGGTCTCGAAGCAGCCTACCACGCAAAGCATCTTGGGGGAATTCTGTAGCTTTGCAGGGTTCTGGATGGCTAGATGGTTTACTAGGTGAGCCTAGAGCTGTTGGGAAGGACGGGTGGCTTTTTTGCTCTACAGGGCTGCTCTCTAAGGAGTCATGAGGGGGTGATTCCTCGGTTGGGCTAGGGTCAATTGAGTCTGGGGATTTATGGGAGGAGTTTTCTTCCATGAGAGGACTACCCTCTAGAGAGTCTCTGTGGCTTATTGTCAAAGAGTCATCAGCTAATGGACTGAGGGCATCTGAGTCTTGTTTTAAAGGCAGTTCTAAGCTTTCATGACGCTGAGATGACGATCTAGAGGCTGGAGAACCAACTAATGACAATGCTAGCTGACGATCAGGGCTCTCGTCATCGCTAAGAAAAGTCTCTATAGTCTCTGAAATTTGCTTTGTAAGCTTCTGAGGTTTAGATGGCTTAGACTCACTCCTCCTAACAGATATGGACTCACTTGTAGTGTGGTCATCTGCAGCCTCGCTGGAAGAGACAGGGAGGGTCAATTCTGTAGACAGTTGGTCACCAGCGGCCCTTATACCAGAGTCTCCAGACTTCTCTGtgtctttactttcttttttgaCCGTAGTGGCAGTTGCTGCCAAAGTTGTCAAGGTCTGCTGTCCAGTTTTGggagaaagacacacactctctgggCTTGTGCCTGGAGTGGCTAGACCCTCATGTTTGTAACTGTCCTCAGAGCTCATATGAGGGGTTCCATCTCCAGAACTGGCACTTAGTGAGTCTGCTACACCCTCATGTTTTAAGCTGTCAGAGCTATCATCAAGGCCACCATTCCCAAAGTCTACAGTTTCAGTTAGCTCTGAATGGGCAGCAGCAACTGACttggtttctttctctctgtcttgctgGGTAGTCTCTTTCTTGCGAGGTTTGGAATCCAAAGATACTTCTCGTTCTTGGGAAACACGCGAGGCCATTGCTTTGGTTGTGGATTTTGACTGGGTGGTTTCAGATTTTGTGGTTTTCTCTGATCTTGGTGTGGTGGATGATTTTAACTCAAATAGCCCAGACTTTCTCTTTGAGGGGTCCTGCCCAGTTTGAAATGCTTGCATCAGCTCTTTAACTGACATAGTCTCTTCAAGTTTTTCAGATTCAGCTTTGGGGGACTTTGGAGGGCCCTGTTTTGATTTAGGgctttctttgggttttggagaGGATTTGCCCATAACAGGCAATTGTGAAGGCTTGCTTCCGGTGACCTTTTTGCTCTTTTGCTCTGCCTCTACTTTCTGCTGTAAGGCTTTGACTTTGTCCTTTATTGACCCAATGGGGGTTTCTTCAACGACTGGGGATACAGGTGATGCTGGGGCAGGAGCTGCAGGCACACTTAGAAGGGCACCTGTGTCTGTTGATTCCTCTGCATGCCCCTGGTCTTTCCCCTTCCTCCTGACTGGCTTTTTAAcatctccagcagctgttttgtCCTGCACTTTGGTTAAAGCGGTTGGTTTTGCACTTCTGCGTAGCACAACATCAGTGAATTTTTCTTGGACGACTGGTTCTTTTTTAGCTTTCGTTTTGGAGCTCACAGGTGCATCCAGGAGGTATTCTTTCAGGTCACCACTGTCCTTTATGGCTTTAGGTCTGGGGGCTCCTCTGTTAGCTCTACTTTCACGTAAGACAGGCTCTTGCATTTCTAAGGCTGCCATCCTTTTGGCCTCCTCTACCTCACTGTCTGAGAGGAGAACCCACTCCTCAGCCATTCTAGCTGCTTTTGTTAtcttctctgctgcctctccctCGTAAGTTCCACTCCTCAGTATTTCACTGACTTTCTCTAGGTCCTCTTTGACTTTCTCTAAGTCCTTCTCCATTATTTCTAATGGCTCTCCAGAAACATCCTCAGTCCCTTTCTCTAGACCACACCCTCCTAAAGAAGGGGATTTCTCTGTGGAGTCTGCAGTCAAGATGGCAGTCATTTTGATCAAATCTTGTTTCATCTCTGACACGTCGGATAGGAGGTCTGGTTCTCGGATCAGCTCTGATTTCAGGACTGATGTCTCCGTCTCTTCATCTTCCATATGGAAGAAGAACAAGTAAGGagtaaagaaaatcaaaaattcaaatgaaaggaGACAGACATTGGAGAATGTGGTCAGGACAAGATTGGAACACACTGCAGGGATCATAGGACAACAAATTCACATTGGGTTCTACATCAGGGTATTGGAGGAATTGGGCTTATACTTTCATGTCTCTGGGGAACTGTGGGGGAGCAAAGGCTAAATAATACCAATGGCAAATGATATGAGCAGGAAATAACTTGCTTATACACTCAGCACACCCACACTCACAAGACAAATCTATTGAACAAGActgaaagacatttaaaaaaaaatataccaACTATGAGGGACTATGAATGACTAGATAACCAAGAAACCAACAAATACAATGGAACAagggaaaacaaaggaaacaaagaaagaccATCAAGACATCTCAAGATTGCTCagaatgtcaaaaatgtcaatgtGACTTGAAAACAACTTAGAATACTAGTTGCTTCTGTCAAAGAAAGCCAGTGATAGTCTATACAACAAAAGATGATTTGTCATGCTTTTAATTCTGGACAAAGCAGATCATTCACTTTCACAAAATCAAAGGAGGATTGctaaaatacaagaaaaaacatcttgcaTGGAGGGGCAAAACTTTAAACTCCTTTTGCCCGCCGTTCAGGCTTATGCTTAACCTACACAAGTaactcaaatgaaaacaaataactgtGTACAAAACCATAAGCAGATGGTATTGTGAGGGGACATTCCGACATAACCacaccaacaaaaaacaacaacaaattagCTGTTATTAACAAGACATTACATGTAACTATTCAGACATACAAGCACACGCATACACATTAATGTAAGGCAAGTTATTTCCATGCATAGCGAAGGGAAGTGCTGATGGAAAGGTTGCGGTAAAGAGTGAGTGGAAAGTTCTGCGTACTGATTGAGTTTACAGTTAGTGCAAAAGAGATGCTCATGATCAAGAGCTGCTTGCTAATATGTCTTCATTCAGTAATGTGGTGAGTTCTTGGTCCAGTTACACAAATACTGCCAATATACATTGTCAGTTATATCTACATCAAATATTCTGTACATATTATACATATTCCATTCCtcttaaaaacacatacatgcgATTTAAGAGAATAACACATGACCCATATATGTACAGGCTAATTAAATTGCCCATGTAAATCTTATTTGCCATTTTCCATTTTAGCCATGTTCACATTACTACATGAACAAGGTTAGAAGGGTAGGAGGGGAAGGATTCAGAAAGCTTGCTTTGCCATTACACAAGAGGCATACAACTAGAGGGAATGCTAATATTCTTCAACCCTAATCTCTTGAAACTGTGTGCTTTTGCAATTGCTAGCACCCAGTTTCAGGAACTCTAAGAGCAAGTGCACATGGGTGTGAGCAACCAAGGTTGGGGAACTTTTACATCCCACAAGCAGGTTTCAATAATATTAATGATCTCTCATTAATATTTATGTTAATATTATATCAATATCAACAGTCTGTCATTGACCTAACCTCTACAAAGTCAGCCTTTATGTTACGGAAAGATGTGTTTTGATGCGCATTTAAATCTGTGctatgaaaaaaagtgaaatgtgttgcagtCACAATACGTGGCaagatttttttgattttggagaGGTATTATTGTGTACGAAACCACAACATATTTTTGGTGTCGTCTATGCAGCTTAAAAATGCGGGCATTTTAATTCCAAAACACGTAGCTAAAATATGTGACCTGGCTGCATGAACACAACCCCAGTTGCATCCATCCACCTACCTCAAGCTAATTTGGAGTCACTAAATGACCCTACAGGTTCAACATAATAAATAACGAAAGTGGCTGCCTGCTTCTGACCAGCAAAAAACTTAGAGGTCTTTGTCAAATAAACATCACCACAGTATGAATGAGCTCAATTTTTGAGTACATACGTAGATGGCAGCGTCTGACTCTTTCTCCACATGTCCGATCTCAAATTGTGAGGGGGACAGAGTTAAATTGAAGACATTGTGGCAGGTGtgaaatcagaaaaagaaagtaaagagtGAAGTTAAGCCTCAGGAGAAACAGAACATAGATAGGGGGAGGTGCAGGAAAGAAATCTTTGTTTGACAAGACGAAAAAACATGAAGCTTAAAGGGCTTTGATTAGATGGATATGATCTACAGCTATGCTAAGGGCTTAAATggcagtgtcagtgtgtcagtctgaTTATTGCTCTGTTTAACTTCATTAGGCTAATCACCCATACAATATCAGTATTTTGTCATATTAGTTTGATTAATGAAGATAAGCACACATGCAATATCATTAAAGAATAGCAATATAATTTAGTATATTATTTTGTGGAATAAAGAAATTTAAATAGGAAAACAATGTCTTACATTTCTCTAGCATTCTGCtggtctggaaaaaaaacatgggaaaTAGATCACCGTTAGTCTTCTTTCATCCACTGGATGTCTTGTTATTCTAACTACTATTACTACAACAACTGCTAGTTGATATAAAGAACACAATGGACAAACAGCAAACGACAGCAAAAATGAGCTATGCCACTGACAAATCACACACTAGTCTActacaataaacaaaatatatctaaaatacaacatttgaCTACTTGTGAACACGTCTTTGATTTAGTCTTGATGACAAGGCAGTGGACAGGCTAGGCGAGCAGAGCTAGTTagtagaagagagagagagaagcggTGGCTGCTTTTACCTCTTCCTCTTGCTCTTGGTCTGAATCGGACTCCTTTTGGGAGCAAGAAGCAGCAAGAAGCAGAAAGATGTACAAATAGAAATGATAGCAACGTTAAAGAGGGAAAAAGTGACAGTGGACAATGTATGGTTACCATAGCAACGAAGACAACCAGTCAGTGTGATTTCTGGGAAAGCCGCGgtgattgttaaaaaaaagcattacagGCAAAGATTTTCACGATAAAATAAGATTCATCTTTCACATGATTTCCTGAATCATACAAAATATGTTTCTTGCCTCTTGAACTAGCCATGGTATGCAGACTAGCCATCACACTGTGTGACTTATTGGAGGCTCACTGGGTAGAAAGTCAGTGTTCACAGTTGAGTAGCACGGCATTACTAATGTGCGATTTGAGATGCCAAACTTTAAATATAAGAAATAAGAATTTGCTACTAGAAATATTGCTTAGAATCTAATTAAGGTTATGTCTTGCAAAGGTATTACAACTGATAAGTTGGAGATTAGTATGTATTACAGCATTACAGGGGGAATAGGCTCAAGTTTGCAGTATGGTCCAGGTTATTGGAATGCTTTTCATGGTAAATTATAGCTGCAAACGCACAGTTTTACTTATAAGAACTAACAAGATACGCAACCTCTGTTGAGTCAAACAACAGTAGGGTGCCCTTACCTTGCAGTGTGATGGGAGGGTGATGTTAAGGTTGCATATGGCATTTTGGGTGAGTGACCTGTAGTTCCTGGGTTCTTTCATAAAGGACAGACGGCCACATGGCTCCTGAGTGTTGTCTCTGATCTGCAACAGCCAAGCAGTTCAGCAATAGTCAGGAAAAGTCTATCTTATATGCACACAATATGCAAGAAAATCAATACGGTGACTTATGGTTGAATATTGCTGcacattacatattttaaaaaaatagttcTTACTTTGATGAAGAGTGCtagtctgttttctttaaaggcAAAGAAGCTGAAGAGATGGTGCTGGCCACTTTTGGTAAGGGGAACAAGGTTTCCAAAGCAGTCTGCATAGATAGGTTTGCCTTCAAGTACCTTGGATATATAACAGGCAGGTGAGTACAAGGGCTAAATAACACATGGTAATGATAAAAAGTAATTGCATCCATTTTCAACCCAGCCTAACTGTTGAATATAGCATTTCAAAAAGTATATCCTATGCTCTCCTTCCTCACCTCCACGTCTCGGCTGCGGGCCACCTCAGTAAAGTTCTCCTGCTGCTCTAGGGTTTTGTCAATCTTGTCGTCTGTCATGCAGAAGCAGCGCAGTCGGGCCTCAATGGGATCGTGCGTCTTTGCGAAGATAACAAACTTGGCCATGTAAGGGACACAGATGATCTCTCGGTACACCTGAGTGGAGAAGTTGACAGATTCCTGGACTTGCCGACAGTCTATCAGCCAAAATCTAGAAAGCAGAGTGGGGTTGGGAAGAATCGGTGAGACTGAGTATTTGCTGGCTGCCTCATTTGAGTTAAATCAGACCAGTAATAGATTTACTTGGGTAACAACAAACTCTTTTTTGTGATACCTGGCAGATACATTGGTGGTGAAGGAGACACAGTCATTGATGAATGTTAATGGAGTGGTTCCGGTTATGTCTTCCCATTGAGCAGGCGTTGTTCCACCTACACATGGATGCAAAATATCCGATTGTTATATTAGACTGTGAGCATATGTCTTGCTGGTCTATTtgcaggttttgtgtgtgtgtgtgctctctaACCAGTGATACTACAAAGCAGTCGTAATGTGGGGGTGTCCCCTCCGAAGCCATTAAGGATTGGGTCGGAGTTGGTCTTGGGGACGGGGATGGTCATGGTAATGGGTTTGTGGAACTTCCTCCTGCGTGGCTCCAAAGTGACGATGGGACTGAAGGTGGCCTTGTTGCCCAGGATCTTCCTCACTACATCCACATTCACTGGCTGGGCCTGATGGAGTAAACAGAGAATATAATGACCTATATTCTTATTGTCAAGAAATCCTACACAGGTCATGCACAGGTTGGTCTTCTGACTGAAGGgttaggattagggttagggttagcttGGTTAGGGTTTGCTGGAGTGTACTTTGTACCAGATTCTTCAGCTGACTCCAAtctgtgcagtgtttcccaATAATTAACAAGACTCAGTTGGCCAACAATAGTCTAGTTTGCTAGaatatatgacattttaaaataaattacagaaAAAGTAACTTTTCCATGAGATGCATCTGTAAATGTTCATTACAAGTGTACGAAAACTTTTGACCATGTCAACAGGTatactgatgtttttgtcaATTACCTGTAGTCCGACCCTTATCCTCTTGGTGAGGGCCCCCTCGGGGAAAACCGCCTGCACTTGGGGCACAACAGTGCTGCTCAGGACGCCTCCTTCAGGACCAATAAGATTGCTGTCTTGCTTGATGCGAGACACCACAGCAAAGTATTGTGGGAAATCTCTCGTGATGATACGGCAAATGCGcttcttctccagctcctctggcGTGTCCAGCTCTGGAAGAGGACGGCAGCAGAGAGTGACATGTGTCAGAGACAATAATGTAGGAGCAAACTGACaggttttctgctgttttccccGCAGACGAACTGACCCTCATCCATGCCGTTGAGTATCTGGTTGAGCTCCTCCTGCGTGTGTTCACAGTGATGCTCCTTCCAGCTCTCTCCGGTCTCGCTCCTCAGTATTACCAGCTCCCTTTCCTTTCCCCGTAGCGCAGCGAAGTGGGGGATCTCCACAATTACAGGACTGGAGGGGGAGAGGCCAGGTAGTGTGAGTGAGTAAATACAGAATGTCATGGACGATAGCATAAAGTGTGTCTAAATGTCTCAAGGCATGTGTCTCTTTTTCAATTTCTTGGCTTTACATATGACACTGCTAGCATTAGCGTCTTACTGCTTATGCCAACAGCCTTTGAACCAATTGGTCAGAGGTGAATGTCCGTCCTAGCGGGTGTTCATCAATTTAGTCCACCAAACACAATCGAGGTGATagttaataaatcatttttgaaCAAGTAGAGACATGTAAACTATGTATTAttgactgtttttgtgtgacttCAATATTGATCAAGTTAC of Acanthopagrus latus isolate v.2019 chromosome 10, fAcaLat1.1, whole genome shotgun sequence contains these proteins:
- the ank2b gene encoding ankyrin-2b isoform X24, yielding MAHAAAHIKKARSEMDQPPDLKALEKARERRRRSRERAERKRKSDSNTSFLRAARAGNIDKVLEYLKGGVDISTCNQNGLNALHLAAKEGHVDLVQELLDRGAAVDSATKKGNTALHISSLAGQAEVVKLLVKRGADINAQSQNGFTPLYMAAQENHLDVVRYLLENGGNQSTATEDGFTPLAIALQQGHNQVVSILLENDTKGKVRLPALHIAARKDDTKSAALLLQNDHNADVQSKMMVNRTTESGFTPLHIAAHYGNVNVATLLLNRGAAVDFTARNGITPLHVASKRGNTNMVGLLLDRGSQIDAKTRDGLTPLHCAARSGHDTSVELLLERGAPLLARTKNGLSPLHMAAQGDHVDCVKHLLQHKAPVDDVTLDYLTALHVAAHCGHYRVTKLLLDKRANPNARALNGFTPLHIACKKNRVKVMELLVKYGASIQAITESGLTPIHVAAFMGHLNIVLLLLQNGASPDVSNIRGETALHMAARAGQVEVVRCLLRNGAIVDARAREDQTPLHIASRLGKTEIVQLLLQHMAHPDAATTNGYTPLHISAREGQVETASVLLEAGASHSLATKKGFTPLHVASKYGSLDVAKLLLQRRAPPDSAGKNGLTPLHVAAHYDNQKVALLLLDKGASPHAMAKNGYTPLHIAAKKNQMEIATVLLQYGAETNILTKQGVTPLHLASQEGHADMAALLISKGAQINVQTKSGLSALHLAAQEDKVAVSEILAKNGANLDQQTKLGYTPLIVACHYGNAKMVNFLLQNGASVNAKTKNGYTPLHQAAQQGNTHIINVLLQNGAKPNAITVNGNTALGIARRLGYISVVDTLRVVTEEIITTTTTVTEKHKLNVPETMTEVLDVSDEEALRCIDDDAISDDSMDEEEGDDTMTGDGGEYLRAEDLRELGDDSLPGQYLDGMNYLRFSLEGGRIDSRMQSSDRSFTPTHHSYYSPKHEGMMDELLNCQVTSLARENERDSYRLSWGTENLDNVALSSSPIHSGHSSPCPDHGDHSSFLVSFMVDARGGAMRGCRHNGLRIIIPPRKCSAPTRVTCRLVKRHRLATMPPMVEGEGLASRLIEVGPSGAQFLGPVIVEIPHFAALRGKERELVILRSETGESWKEHHCEHTQEELNQILNGMDEELDTPEELEKKRICRIITRDFPQYFAVVSRIKQDSNLIGPEGGVLSSTVVPQVQAVFPEGALTKRIRVGLQAQPVNVDVVRKILGNKATFSPIVTLEPRRRKFHKPITMTIPVPKTNSDPILNGFGGDTPTLRLLCSITGGTTPAQWEDITGTTPLTFINDCVSFTTNVSARFWLIDCRQVQESVNFSTQVYREIICVPYMAKFVIFAKTHDPIEARLRCFCMTDDKIDKTLEQQENFTEVARSRDVEVLEGKPIYADCFGNLVPLTKSGQHHLFSFFAFKENRLALFIKIRDNTQEPCGRLSFMKEPRNYRSLTQNAICNLNITLPSHCKESDSDQEQEEETSRMLEKYEETETSVLKSELIREPDLLSDVSEMKQDLIKMTAILTADSTEKSPSLGGCGLEKGTEDVSGEPLEIMEKDLEKVKEDLEKVSEILRSGTYEGEAAEKITKAARMAEEWVLLSDSEVEEAKRMAALEMQEPVLRESRANRGAPRPKAIKDSGDLKEYLLDAPVSSKTKAKKEPVVQEKFTDVVLRRSAKPTALTKVQDKTAAGDVKKPVRRKGKDQGHAEESTDTGALLSVPAAPAPASPVSPVVEETPIGSIKDKVKALQQKVEAEQKSKKVTGSKPSQLPVMGKSSPKPKESPKSKQGPPKSPKAESEKLEETMSVKELMQAFQTGQDPSKRKSGLFELKSSTTPRSEKTTKSETTQSKSTTKAMASRVSQEREVSLDSKPRKKETTQQDREKETKSVAAAHSELTETVDFGNGGLDDSSDSLKHEGVADSLSASSGDGTPHMSSEDSYKHEGLATPGTSPESVCLSPKTGQQTLTTLAATATTVKKESKDTEKSGDSGIRAAGDQLSTELTLPVSSSEAADDHTTSESISVRRSESKPSKPQKLTKQISETIETFLSDDESPDRQLALSLVGSPASRSSSQRHESLELPLKQDSDALSPLADDSLTISHRDSLEGSPLMEENSSHKSPDSIDPSPTEESPPHDSLESSPVEQKSHPSFPTALGSPSKPSSHPEPCKATEFPQDALRGRLLRDHEASADDDSCEQTSQMTSSGKSPLSPDTPSSEEVSYEVNPKPPDHTFLSVPSKPAVIPEDPEEEDTSDSYEAKRKLTPEEEMFKMAAKIKTFDEMEQDARSKKNSRKDLFPSADAKIGDDSYETLEPTRGKLSQSECGLSRPAEDSKLAVFVDPHIKVQPPSPFSAGLHDGSHSKEVKNTTASVTSEGPQSVSGQHHSKSKLETAQAQTVPPSADKDSTAKKSAGTPNAENRTDEQKEESLRKSRENKSDGKGGQKLGVTDQKIGAQKQGSNVTDEVKEDHKVHTGAPEAATASIGRSKEMFKPEVCIYDDTEEDDDALGPPRTESKGVTARVDTDSWSTMREDDAAFAARVKEEEQKILNLAVDRQSLQATPDTTPGRTPTEESTPTSEPNPFLFQEGKLFEMTRSGAIDMTKRSYEEEAGGFAFFQIGEQPLEEPLLEEPSQEVVRSAEEPEVGLNLTLEVKTEETEKSKETAELQSPTECDQPALKADASKCKIPKMGISASSKSAKKDQTSPEGLETKTEKHVNEGCLDLDTSCPDQMITNVQTAETTVTRSVYPEQGQESSDSSPEEPQSVIEAPKQTGKSKQSSASSVKKTPVKTQAKSAAQGRGKSTIPSPSHSTSSSATLKKEASFTSESKSRIPIKASTLKPDSSVKRAESTQDKKLKVPVKKDSRRKSETDAGPSVDAKTKTSSKAKSFCEGETTKPSAKKSADSAKSKSFQSRLPVRGKSGQSSQPTTPTKETSEPCKQSIDFFEEISDEAAKLVARLAQAETEKEHEAAAANSDDESSLIDPSIIERETFPEMQFPPSGDVFPIRPLWDDPVETQMQRIPDDKDQSQVDPQDEAERKEQRLAIIADHLGFSWTELARELDFSEERINLIRIENPNSLQDQSHALLRLWAEREGKSDTETTLIKRLTKINRMDIVHLIETKIIKSTQDETTSHTYAEIERTIALDHSEGFSALHEDIDSPRPGRRTEATRRSPGSGQEVPMVSAEDLSSSLSSLHETMGRSETDSTATGLLRNAQKEKLQKEMETTYSSQRIYEELTDTVHTGSFKQADDLPDIPSQTVTEEKYTDEHGNIVVKKITRKVIRKYVSPDGMETQEVTIEGSHQETVQIEEGDAVSRVVKRTVLRSEGDQKELTFSEPLALGAATSSEFEVEPVQGRKVSKVVKTTVVRGERMEKQMGDPSLAADLPSAREDFEKALSYTGGFGKMLVPHVVEKEVVQDDGSVVKRSHMRKSRTQKRTVMRDAQGKHVHLERLDDTPDALQPDALQQHLHQLLRRYCEDDREEEGEDGDEEEEGGDIDESFD